In Pyrodictium occultum, the genomic window TGGAACTCGTCGAGCACCGCCAGGCCCCGGCCCCTCCGCAGCCACCCGGCGACCAGGCTGACACAGTCGCCCAGCCCCGTTATCCTCGGGCCGCCGCCCCTCTCCTCCACGATGCACTCGCCGTCCCCCGTGGCTGTGGCGTAGAGCCCCCAGTCGACGCAGCGGCGGAGCAGCCAGGTCTTCCCCGTCTTCCTCCTCCCGTAGACCAGCAGCCAGCCCTGGCGCCGCGAGGCGAGGTAGCTGCACTCCCACCGGTCCAGCGCCGCCGGCAACCCCGAGGACCTCCAGGACACTACCACTATATAACAGCCACTATATAACCAGAGTTACAGGGCATCGGCAGCCCCCTTGGAGGGCTACCCCTTTATCCGCCCAGCCGGGCCCTAGGGGCCAGCAGCGGGGACAGTGTATTGGCTGGGGGCGGGGTTGAGGTTGAGGCCAAGCTGAGGCTCCGGGACTGCAGGGAGCTGGAGGAGGTCGAGAAGAGGCTCCAGGAGCTGGGGGCGGTCCACGAGGAGGATGTTGCAGAGGAGGACACCTACTACCAGCACCCCTGCCGCGACTTCGCAGAGACCGACGAGGCCCTCCGCGTAAGGCTCGTAGACGGCAGGGCGGAGCTGACCTACAAGGGGCCCAAGAGGATAATCGGGGGCTCCAAGGCCAGGGCAGAGTACACAATAACGCTCGAGGACCCCAGCAGCGCCAGGAGGATACTGGAGGCCCTCGGCTTCCGGCCCGCCGCAGTGGTGAGGAAGAGGAGAAGCTACTACCGGCTGGACGGCGTATCAGTCTCCCTCGACAGGGTGGAGGGGCTCGGCTGCTTCCTCGAGGCAGAGTACACGGGCGAGGGGGGCCAGGAGGCGGCGAGAGCTATAGAGGAGGCCCTAGAGAAGCTGGGCGTCGCAGAGAGGGAAAGGATCTACAAGTCCTACCTAGAGCTCCTCCTGGAGAAGAAAGCTCCGGAAGCCTAGGGGGCCACGGGGCTGGATGGGTGCCCCGCAGCCCCCGCAGCGGTACACCTTGCACCGGGAACCCGGTCCTATATGGGGTGCTGGTTCCATAAGGCTACGATTATCACCAATATCGTCTATGACACTGTATGGCGGGGGTGGCTGGCGGCGGGTCTATGGCCTGCAGTGTGGAGGGTCTGTGGTGTAGTCGAGCACTATGCTGATGCAGTGAAGCTTGTCGTTCCTGTCTACTGTGGCCTCTATTCTTGCCTGGAGCACTGCCGCGGGGTAGGTTCGGTCTCCGAGTCTTAGCTCGACGCAGTTGGATTTGTCTATGGGTATGGTTGCCGCTGGTTTCTGCGGTGTTAGGGTGGCTTTGTGCTCGTGGGCTGGGCTGTAGAGGTCTATTCTCAGGCTGCGGATTAGTGAGCACGGGTGCATGGATTTGAGGGCTATTGTCAGGGCGTCTATGGGTGCGCCCCCGCTGCAGCCGCAGCTGCGGTCGAGTATGATGTAGAGCGTGTAGTTCGCTACTAGCCTGCATATCCCCTCCTCCTCGCCGTGGTCTGCGGCTTTGCAGCTGCAGTCGAGGCGGATGGGGATGCTTGTTCTCCCGTGGAGTACCCAGGCGCGGGGGCAGTGACGGCCCTCTTCCTCTTCCTCCTTGGAGGTGTTGGTGGCGCTGGTGGTGCTCGTGCCGCTCCTCGTCCCCGTAGTGCTGCTCCATGTGCTAGTTGTGGCTCTGGTTGTTGTGATGGTTGTCGTGTTGCCCTGGGGGGCTGTGGTGCCTGTGGCTGTCGGGGCGGCTGGCGCTGTGGCCTGGCCCGTGGTGGTTGGCTGGGTGGTCTGCGTTATGGTGGCTCTGGGGGTTGCTGTGGGTGTGAAGTATATTGTGCCCGTCTCCTCGTCGGATATGGAGACCAGGACTGGCAGCTGCACCGCTGCCGTGCAGTTTCTCGGCATGTAGTATATCCTTGCCCCGAGGACCGCGTAGCGGCTGTCGCCGCTGCCGGCCCAGCTATCCGCGTCGAGCACTATGGCTGCTGAGGGCTTGTCGAGGGACAGTGTTGCGAGCAGCTCGTTGTTAAGCGTGTTGTAGACCTCGATGTGGAGGTAGCTGAGCCAGGCCCTCAGCAGGCTGGCGTCCGCTAGGCTGACCACCAGCTTGGCCAGCCGCACCCCCGGGGCCGGCTCTACGCGGATCCACCTGCCGACGTCGAGGCTCTCGACGCTGCAGGCCCCTCCCGTCCTGAGCACGGGCGTCTCTATGATGGAGACCTCCACCGGCTTGTGGACGGCCCTGGCCCCGCCCACGGCGTAGAAGTCGTTCAGGGGGCTCAGCGTGGTGGCGAACACCGCCGCCAGCGCAAGGGCTAGCGCGGATAGTATCAGCGCCAGGGCGAGGCTGGCACGCCTCATGCAGGACGGCCTCCCCGAGGGACAGCGTACCCCGGGGGCGGCTGGGCACTGGAGACGCTTATATAGTGCAGGCCCCGTGTTTCAAGGCAGAGCCTGTAGCCAGGAGCACCACGCGCAAGGTTTTGCCGGGGTCTGAGGGCCACCCGGCTGGCATCGACGCCTCTG contains:
- the cyaB gene encoding class IV adenylate cyclase, which translates into the protein MAGGGVEVEAKLRLRDCRELEEVEKRLQELGAVHEEDVAEEDTYYQHPCRDFAETDEALRVRLVDGRAELTYKGPKRIIGGSKARAEYTITLEDPSSARRILEALGFRPAAVVRKRRSYYRLDGVSVSLDRVEGLGCFLEAEYTGEGGQEAARAIEEALEKLGVAERERIYKSYLELLLEKKAPEA